Part of the Phycisphaerales bacterium genome, CGTCGGGCCGCGTCCGTGCATCGACATCGAACAGCAAGGTGCGCGTGTTCCGCAAGGAGTCGAGCGGCGCCCAGACCGAACTGCTCGCGTCTCGCAGCATCGACCTCGAACTCGGCTCGGGAGCCAGCGACATCGTGCTCAGCACGAGCAACGGTTCCATCGTGGTCGTCACGCCCTAGGCGTTCGGCTCGAGAAACTCCGGGAGAAGGAGAACGCGGCGATCGGATGGCTTGCCAACCGATCGCCGCGTGCGTCTGCGTCGCATTCTTCCGAGTCGATCAGCCGCAGCCGGTGCCGAACTCGTTCTGGAAAGCGAGGAAGTCGAAGATGGTCAGGTCGCCGTCGCCGTCGAAGTCGGCGCGGAGGTCACCGCCGGCGAACAGGTTCTGGAACTCGAGGAAGTCGAAGATGTTGAGCTCGCCGTCGCCGGTCAGATCGGCGCGGCAGGTATCACACGACATGCGCACGATCTCGAACGCGTCGATGGCGGCCTCGGTCACCGAGTTGTTGGGCTGGTCTTCGGTGCTGAAGCGAATGCGGAACTCGTCGGTAACGTCGACGAAGTCGGCCACGCGGTAGGTCCTCTGGCTCCACGCGGGCGCGCCACCGGCAATCGTCTCGACGGACTCCCAGCTCGAGCCACCGTTGGACGACATCTCGATGTCAAGCACGTCGTCGCCGTCGTCGTTGGTAAACCACACGGCAAACCGCACGCGGGCCTCGTCGCCGATGGCCGTCAGGTCGTATTCCGGGCTGGTCAGCACGGTCGGTCCGCCGTCCAGGTCGGCGTCGCGGCCCAGGCCCGTGGCGTACATGGAGTCGGTGCCGTCAAAGTCGGCGCCGGGCTCGCCCCGGCCGCCGCTGGTGCGTGGAGCACCACGCTCCCAGGGCCCGTCTTCGATCGCGGTATCCTGCACCGACCAGCCCGTTGCGGACTGGAAGCTGTCGGCGACGATCTGCTCGATCTCGGTCACCACGAACGCCTCGAAGTTGATGAACGGGGCCGAGAGCGGCGTGCGGAAGAACTGCCCGTCGCTGCTCGTTGCCTCGAACCAGTACTCGACTGCCTCGAAGCACGGCAGGTTGGGCATCGTGCCCTCGTACAGGCCGCCGCCGATCGAGGCAAGGGGCGCCTCGAGCACGTCGCCGCTCGACAGGCGGACCTTGACGAGCACGGTGTCGACCGTGCCCTCGAGCTCGTTGACCTCGAGTTGGATCGACTGGCCGAACGGCGCCAGTTCGGTCGGAGCGCCGCCGGGCACGGAGAGCTCGAGCTTGCCCGCGCCGTCGGCGGTCACGTCGACGATGAACAGGCCCCGCTCGATGTCGCTGATCAGCACGATGCCGCTGTCGAAGTAGGGATACGTGCTCCACGCGCCGTTGAACCTCGCGGCGTCGCTCCCGGGGAACGTGTCGAACCACGCAACCTCGGTGGGGTTCAGCGGGTCGGACGACAGGTCCCACACGCGCAGGCCGCTGCGGTAGTTGGCCTGGTAGAGCATGTCGCCCTTGACGTAGTTGTTGTGGTCGATCGACGGCAGGCCAGTGGTAAACGTGCCGGCCAGCTGCGGGTTGTTGATGTTCGAGACGTCGAACACGCGCGTGGTCGTCACCGACACCGAGTCGCCCTCGTCGAGCTCGTCGTTGAGGTACAGGTACTGGCGGTCCTCGCTCAGCCACGCCTGGTGCGTGTAGCGGAGCTGGGCGTAGTCGGTCCGACCGACGAGGAACATGTTGCCCTTGTCGGTCACGTCGACGATCTCGA contains:
- a CDS encoding choice-of-anchor B family protein, which produces MKNTTSSGQDRSVFARNSGWLAAGLAGAGALTLVLSAGAHENWRKVRDVQPAVEAPVWSLGAMQDGGAGVDDPTASFESENVTLLSWIPLSAFPGGHGRGNDCWGYTSPSGREYAIMGLQRGFGFVEVTDPTNPVIIDWVEGPSSDWHDVKVIGDYAYGVSEGGAGIQVMDMTEIDDGRVRLVQNKRQFGHETTHNIISNPDSGYIYLCGANIANGGLIAVSLADPTDPVIVGQWSTHYVHDAQVVSYTDGPYAGREIAFCLNGFDGLEIVDVTDKGNMFLVGRTDYAQLRYTHQAWLSEDRQYLYLNDELDEGDSVSVTTTRVFDVSNINNPQLAGTFTTGLPSIDHNNYVKGDMLYQANYRSGLRVWDLSSDPLNPTEVAWFDTFPGSDAARFNGAWSTYPYFDSGIVLISDIERGLFIVDVTADGAGKLELSVPGGAPTELAPFGQSIQLEVNELEGTVDTVLVKVRLSSGDVLEAPLASIGGGLYEGTMPNLPCFEAVEYWFEATSSDGQFFRTPLSAPFINFEAFVVTEIEQIVADSFQSATGWSVQDTAIEDGPWERGAPRTSGGRGEPGADFDGTDSMYATGLGRDADLDGGPTVLTSPEYDLTAIGDEARVRFAVWFTNDDGDDVLDIEMSSNGGSSWESVETIAGGAPAWSQRTYRVADFVDVTDEFRIRFSTEDQPNNSVTEAAIDAFEIVRMSCDTCRADLTGDGELNIFDFLEFQNLFAGGDLRADFDGDGDLTIFDFLAFQNEFGTGCG